In Hyphomicrobiales bacterium, the sequence GCAATTGCCCTTCGCGGTGGTGCCGCTGGTGATGTTCACCGCCTCGAAGGACAAGATGGGCGCGCTCGTCGCCCCGCGCTGGCTCAGCCTGACCGCGGGCTTCATCGCCGCCGTCATCATCGTGCTGAACCTGAAGCTGCTCTACGATTTCGCCACGGGCGCGTGATTGCGGAACAGGTCCAGCATCCGCCGTGCGGTGATGAAACGCGCGGGGAACCCCTCTCCTGTAAGGAGAGGGGCAGGGGTGAGGTGTAGGCCCCTGGAGCAGCAAAGCTGCCGGTCCCACGGCGGTGAACGGCCAGGTCACGGCCACCACGTCAAACAGCCTACCCCTCACCCTGCCCTCTCCCTCCGGGAGAGGGTTCCCCGCGCTAACACCGCCTCATTGTTTATCGCTTTCCCGACATCGAACCGAGAATGCCGCGCAGGATGGCGTTGCCGACCTGGCGGCCGATCGAGGTTGCGGCCGAACGCGCGGCCGAGGTGATGACCTTCTCGGCCATGCTCTGCGGCAGCGGGCCGCCACGCGAGCCCGGACCGGTCTTCGGACGCGGCTTGGGAGTGCCGCCCCCGAGCCAATCGCTGATCGTGTCGAGAATGCCGCCTTCCCCGCCGGTCGACGCCTCGACCGGCGTGCCATCGGCATTGAGGTTCTTGCGCTTCATCAGCTCTTCATAGGCCGACTCGCGATCGACCATCGTGTCGTACTTGCCCTTTTCGGGCGAGTTGGCGATCGCCTGCTGGCGCTGCTGCGGCGAACAGGGACCGACCTGCGCCATCGGCGGGGCAATCAGGGCGCGCTCGACCATTTCCGGCGAGCCCTTGCCTTCCAGCATCGAGATCAGCGCCTCGCCGACCGCGAGCTGGCTGATCGCCTCCTCCGTCTTGATCTTCGGATTCTGGCGGAAGGTTTCGGCTGCGGCGCGCACCGCCTTCTGGTCGCGCGGGGTGAAGGCGCGCAGCGCGTGCTGGACGCGATTGCCGAGCTGAGCCAGCACGGTATCGGGGATATCGAGCGGGTTCTGGGTGACGAAATAGACGCCGACGCCCTTCGAGCGGATCAGGCGCACGACCTGCTCGACAGCCGTCAGCAGGGCCTTGGGCGCGCCATTGAACAGCAGATGGGCCTCGTCGAAGAAGAAGACGAGCTTCGGCTTGTCGAGGTCGCCGACCTCCGGCAGTTGCTCGAACAGCTCCGAGAGCAGCCAGAGCAGGAAGGTCGCGTAAAGCCGCGGGTTGTTCATCAGCTTGTCGGCGGCGAGGATGTTGACGATGCCGCGGCCGTCGCGATCCGTCTTCATCAGGTCGTTGATGTCGAGCGCCGGCTCGCCGAAGAAGAGATCGCCCTTCTGGTTTTCGAGCACGAGCAGCGCGCGCTGGATGGTGCCGACCGTCGCAGAACTGACATTGCCGTAT encodes:
- the yjgR gene encoding DUF853 domain-containing protein YjgR — translated: MADNGAILIGKSGKPENLLLKLANRHGLVTGATGTGKTVTLQVMAEGFARNGVPVFAADIKGDLSGIVAPGDSKPAFVSRAKELGLKYQPDQFTTVFWDVFGEQGHPVRATISEMGPLLLARLLDLNDVQEGVLNIAFRIADEQKLLLLDLKDLRAILAFIAENAQELTTKYGNVSSATVGTIQRALLVLENQKGDLFFGEPALDINDLMKTDRDGRGIVNILAADKLMNNPRLYATFLLWLLSELFEQLPEVGDLDKPKLVFFFDEAHLLFNGAPKALLTAVEQVVRLIRSKGVGVYFVTQNPLDIPDTVLAQLGNRVQHALRAFTPRDQKAVRAAAETFRQNPKIKTEEAISQLAVGEALISMLEGKGSPEMVERALIAPPMAQVGPCSPQQRQQAIANSPEKGKYDTMVDRESAYEELMKRKNLNADGTPVEASTGGEGGILDTISDWLGGGTPKPRPKTGPGSRGGPLPQSMAEKVITSAARSAATSIGRQVGNAILRGILGSMSGKR